Proteins encoded in a region of the Clostridium beijerinckii genome:
- the pepT gene encoding peptidase T has protein sequence MKAYERLLKYVKVYTTSDESSETHPTTKRQFDLANILVEEMKEIGLQDCKVDEHCYVYGVIPATKGYENKASIGLIAHMDTAPAANGKNVKPQIIENYDGGDIVLKGNNSILSPKKFPHLKNLKGKTIITTDGTSLLGADDKAGIAEILTACETIINENIPHGKICVGFTPDEEVGLGAHLFDVKNFGADFAYTIDGGEEGEISYENFNAAAAEVNIHGVSVHPGSAKNTMINATNVAIEFNSMLPSCERPEHTEGYEGFYYLDSFNGNTEHASLKYILRDHNKEKFENRKSTMQLIEKLLNEKYGEGTVRVTLKDQYKNMVELIKPCMHLIDNATDAMKGLGVTPIIEPIRGGTDGATLSYMGLPCPNLGTGGHAFHGEFEHIAVESMDICTEIIIEILKRYAN, from the coding sequence ATGAAAGCTTATGAACGTTTATTAAAATACGTTAAGGTATATACTACCTCAGATGAATCTTCAGAAACACATCCAACAACTAAAAGACAATTTGATCTAGCTAATATATTAGTTGAAGAAATGAAGGAAATTGGACTTCAAGATTGTAAAGTTGATGAACATTGTTATGTATATGGAGTTATCCCTGCAACAAAAGGATATGAAAATAAAGCAAGTATAGGGCTTATAGCTCATATGGATACAGCACCAGCGGCTAATGGAAAAAATGTAAAACCACAAATCATAGAAAATTACGATGGCGGCGATATTGTTTTAAAAGGAAATAATAGCATTTTGTCACCTAAAAAATTTCCACATTTAAAAAACTTAAAAGGTAAGACTATAATTACTACAGATGGAACATCGTTGCTTGGAGCTGATGATAAAGCAGGTATTGCAGAAATACTTACTGCATGTGAAACTATAATAAATGAAAATATTCCTCATGGGAAAATATGTGTGGGATTTACTCCAGATGAAGAAGTTGGACTTGGAGCGCATTTATTTGATGTAAAAAATTTCGGGGCAGATTTTGCATACACAATTGATGGAGGCGAGGAAGGTGAAATTTCATATGAAAATTTCAATGCTGCAGCAGCTGAAGTTAATATTCATGGGGTATCAGTTCATCCAGGGTCTGCGAAGAATACAATGATTAATGCAACAAATGTAGCTATTGAATTTAATTCTATGCTGCCATCATGTGAAAGACCTGAGCATACAGAAGGATATGAAGGTTTTTATTATTTAGATAGTTTTAATGGAAATACTGAACATGCATCGCTAAAGTATATCTTGAGAGATCATAATAAGGAAAAGTTTGAAAATAGAAAATCAACAATGCAATTAATAGAAAAATTATTGAATGAAAAATATGGTGAAGGAACAGTTAGGGTTACATTAAAGGATCAATATAAAAATATGGTTGAACTTATAAAACCTTGTATGCATTTAATAGATAACGCTACAGATGCTATGAAAGGTTTAGGTGTTACCCCAATAATAGAGCCTATTAGGGGCGGTACTGATGGTGCTACTTTAAGTTATATGGGACTTCCATGCCCTAACCTTGGAACAGGAGGCCATGCTTTCCATGGCGAATTCGAACATATTGCAGTTGAGAGTATGGACATCTGTACTGAAATTATAATAGAAATTCTAAAGAGATATGCAAATTAA
- a CDS encoding IS1634 family transposase, with protein MDKELLLENIEMEAYSHGKATLVAGMCKKLGVINIFDQYLTKQNGRKPDIAYGIMAQMMLANLCHSRRPLYLMDEYFEHIDIEGTFNSDAKPHNLTDDRFGCFLDNFHEAGPRKIFSEISMTAFATYGLSIKNINYDTTSKVMWGQYETEEGKIDEISIDYGYSKDKRNDKKQIKIGIGTANGIVVDAKVLSGNTDDKTYNNDAIDDVDEILKKSKTSKDSFYYVADSAFFTEENINKANGRDIKFITRAPETTNMSKIYIGKFFSERQLTKDVIFENAQGKKVKYQVLDYKSEYKGIPVKLAVCYSFTLEETKRKTISRHAEKEYAELEKKIKVFSKRSFACEADSQKEIEEFLKTKGKKLKYHSVNLNIEMNEKRKRKKADNKDSQKEYEYTINLEINREDSKIEAAIERECTFILASNDSDISCEEMLKEYKTQSSVEKKFQQLKAPEFIDDLFVKTPKRVEALTYMILIGLMILSVMEHVVRREMKKDNTIILGPGKIKMSKPSLKAIMGIFEYVPIQVIKVNNNCIRKFQKPLKDNQRQILNYLGLDESIFVGHAI; from the coding sequence ATGGATAAAGAGTTGTTATTGGAAAATATTGAAATGGAAGCATATAGCCATGGAAAAGCGACGCTTGTAGCAGGTATGTGTAAGAAACTAGGAGTTATCAACATCTTTGATCAATATTTGACTAAACAAAATGGGAGAAAGCCTGATATAGCTTATGGGATAATGGCTCAAATGATGTTAGCAAATCTTTGTCATTCAAGACGACCATTATATCTTATGGATGAGTATTTTGAACATATTGATATTGAAGGGACATTTAACAGCGATGCGAAGCCTCATAATCTTACAGATGATAGATTTGGCTGTTTTCTTGATAATTTTCATGAAGCTGGTCCAAGAAAAATTTTTTCTGAAATAAGTATGACTGCTTTCGCTACGTATGGATTGAGTATAAAGAATATTAATTACGATACTACCTCAAAGGTAATGTGGGGCCAGTATGAAACAGAAGAAGGTAAAATAGATGAAATATCAATTGATTATGGATATAGTAAAGATAAAAGAAATGATAAGAAACAAATAAAAATTGGAATTGGAACAGCTAACGGTATAGTTGTAGACGCAAAAGTTCTTTCGGGTAATACAGATGATAAAACTTATAATAATGACGCTATAGATGATGTTGATGAAATTTTAAAAAAATCCAAAACTAGTAAAGATTCATTCTACTATGTTGCAGATAGTGCATTTTTTACAGAAGAAAATATTAATAAAGCAAATGGTAGAGATATAAAATTTATAACAAGAGCTCCTGAAACAACAAATATGTCTAAAATCTATATTGGTAAATTTTTTAGTGAAAGACAGTTAACAAAAGATGTTATTTTTGAAAATGCCCAAGGTAAAAAAGTTAAATATCAAGTATTAGATTATAAATCAGAATATAAGGGGATTCCAGTTAAACTGGCAGTCTGTTATTCCTTCACTCTTGAAGAAACCAAAAGGAAAACTATTTCTAGGCATGCAGAAAAAGAATATGCCGAATTAGAGAAAAAAATCAAAGTATTTTCCAAGCGTAGCTTCGCGTGCGAAGCAGATTCACAAAAAGAAATAGAAGAGTTTTTAAAGACTAAAGGGAAAAAATTAAAATACCATTCTGTTAATTTGAATATTGAAATGAATGAAAAACGTAAGCGTAAAAAAGCTGATAATAAGGATTCACAAAAGGAATATGAATATACTATTAATTTAGAAATTAACCGTGAAGATTCAAAAATTGAAGCAGCAATTGAAAGAGAGTGTACTTTCATCTTAGCAAGTAATGATTCTGATATTTCATGTGAAGAAATGCTGAAAGAATACAAAACTCAAAGCAGCGTAGAGAAAAAGTTTCAGCAGCTAAAAGCACCAGAGTTTATAGATGACCTTTTTGTAAAAACTCCCAAAAGAGTTGAAGCCTTAACATACATGATACTTATTGGTTTAATGATTTTATCAGTAATGGAACATGTAGTCAGACGTGAGATGAAGAAAGATAATACGATTATACTTGGACCTGGAAAAATAAAAATGTCCAAGCCGAGTTTAAAAGCTATAATGGGTATCTTTGAGTATGTGCCTATACAAGTAATTAAAGTTAATAACAATTGTATAAGAAAGTTTCAAAAACCACTAAAAGATAATCAACGGCAGATATTGAATTATTTAGGTTTGGATGAAAGTATTTTTGTTGGACATGCTATTTAA